A window of Methanocaldococcus sp. genomic DNA:
ATAAAAAATATAAAAATAATATAGCGGGAGATTATGTTGAAGTATGAATATAAAAACGCTGTTAATATTGGAGATGTTAGTTTAGAAGATATTGAAAAAGTAGATTATATTAAAGCATATTCAAATTTAATGGAAAAGTTAAACAATGGAGTCGTAGGTTTTAGAGAAGTTATATATGATGATTTAGATAAATACAACGATTTTAAAAATGAAGATGGAAAAAATGTTGTAGTTGTAGGAATGGGTGGATCTATATTGGGAACAATGGCAATATATTATGGTCTTTCTTTATATAATTATAATAACGCCTATTTTATAGACAACAGCGATCCAGAAAAAACTCTTTCAATATTAAAAAAAGTAGATTTAAATAATTCGATAATTTACATTATTAGCAAATCAGGTAATACTTTGGAAACCTTAGTAAATTACTATTTAATAAAAAGAAAAATTGAGAAGTTAGATTCATTTAAAGGGGATATTATTTTTATTACTAATGACGGTAAATTAAAAAGAGAGGCGGAAAAAAATAATTATAAAGTATATTCAATCCCTGAAAATGTTCCTGGTAGATTTTCTGTTTTTACAGTGGTTGGTTTGGCTCCATTATACTCATTAGGAATTGACATATCAAAAATTTTAGAAGGAGCAAAGTATATGGATAAACTTTGTCAAAATAAAAATATTTTTAAAAATCCTGCATTGTTAAATGGGGTAATACACTATTTGCACGAGAAAAAAGGTAGAAGTATTTCAGTAGTTATGAGTTATATTGAAAGATTAAAATATTTTGGGGAGTGGTATAAACAACTCTTTGGAGAAAGTTTAGGTAAAAATAACAATGGTTTAACTCCTCTACTTTCAATAGGTGCTAAGGATCAACATTCACTTTTACAACTATATATGGATGGAAAAAAAGATAAAGTTATTACTTTTATAACAACAGAAAAATATGATTTAGATGAAGAAATAACTTTTGAAGATATAAATGACGAAAAAATTTCTTGTAATCTTTCAAATATTATTAAATTTGAGCAAATGGCTACTGAAATATCTTTAACACAGCGTGGAGTACCTAATGTAAGAATAACCTTAGATAAAGTAGATGAGTTTTCCTTGGGGGCAATGATGTATATGTATGAAATGCAAGTTGGCTTTATGGGAGAGTTATATAATATTGATGCTTACAATCAGCCAGCAGTTGAAGAAGAAAAGAGAATATGTTGGAAATTAATAAAGGAATATGGAAAGTATGATGATAGATAGCCTCTTATTATTAAACTCTTAATTATTAAACTAATACAAGATTATGGTGGAGTAGGCCCCCCTCTATGGTTCGGAAACTAATAAAGGAATGTGATAGTTATGATAAGTAAATATATTGAAACAATAAAGGATTGTAAATTATATACTGCATACAATGTAAATGTTGATGCAATAAAATACTTAAAAGACGAAGATGTGCAGAGATTAGTTGATGAGTTTGATCACAAAGAAATAATAAAAAGAATGGAAGAATATCCAAGAGTTATTGAAGATCCATTAGATTTCGTGGCAAGGTTAGTTTATAGTATAATGACAGGAAAGCCTGCAGAGGTTCCTTTAAAGGATGATACAAAATTAAATGAATGGTTCGACAAAATTAAATATGATGAAGAAAGAATGGGAGGACAGGCCGGAATTGTATCCAACTTAATGGCTACTCTAAAAATAGATAAAATTATTGTTTATACTCCATTTCTATCAAAAAAACAAGCAGAGATGTTTGTAGATTATGATAATTTATTATATCCATTAGTTGAAAATAATAATCTCGTTTTAAAAAAAGTTAGGGAGTGTTATAGAAATGACCCAACAAAGATAAATAGGATATTTGAATTTAAAAAAGGTTTAAAGTTTAAATTAGATAATAAAATTATAGTGGCAAATCAATCTACAAGATTTATTGTCGCATCGAGACCAGAAAATTTAAGAATTGAAACAAAAGAAGATGTTAAAAGATTTCTACCCAATATTGGAGAACTTGTAGATTGTGCATTTTTGTCTGGATATCAAGGAATTAAAGAAAAATATAGTGATGGGAAAACTGCAAAATATTACTTTGAAAAGGCTCAGGAAGATATAAAATTATTAAAGAAAAATAAAAAAATTAAGACACATTTAGAATTTGCTTCTATATCCAATATTGAAATTAGAAAGATGGTTGTTGATTACATTTTAAGTAATGTTGAAAGTGTAGGTATGGATGAGACAGAGATTGCAAATGTCTTACACATCTTGGGTTATGAGGATTTGAGTAACAAAATATTAAAAGAGAGTCTCGTAGAGGATGTTATAAAAGGAGCAAAAATTTTACTTGAAAAATTTAATAATTTGGAAATTGTTCAAGTTCATACATGTTATTATATATTATTTGCTTGTAAAAAAGATAATCCTCTATCTATAAAAGAACTTGAAGAGTGTTTAGAGTTCTCTACGATTTTAGCATCAACGAGAGCAAAACTTGGAAATATAAGAGATATTAATGATTTATACGAAGGTTTAAAAGTTCCTCATAATAAATATGGAGATTTATTAAAAAAGATTGCTGAAAAGTTTAATGATAATGAATACAAAATAGTATTATCTCCTTCAAGATATGTTGAAAAACCAAAATCTACTGTTGGGTTAGGAGATACAATATCAAGTGGAGCATTTGTTTATTATGTCTCATTATTAAAGAAAAAAGGAATTATATTATAAAAGATAATTTATTCATTACTATTCTGGGACTCTTTATTTTCATTTCTCTCACTAATTTTTTCCAATTTTTCTAATGCCAACCTTGCACCTTCTTCAATTTCATCTGAAAATATATTTCCAATATTTATTAATACGATTACGCCCCAAATAACTAATATTATTAATACGATTCCTGCTATAACTGGAGACATTCCTGCCATTATTGGTAAGAAGAACAGATAAGCAATTATTGCTACTATTAAATATGCTAATGCTCTTAAACCTCTTCTATATCTTCTTAACTTATCGTCTGTTATTCTTTCTTTTGCTAATTTTGAAGCAATTATGTCTGCAACACCATCCATCAATTCTCCAAAATCTTTAATTATCTTTAAGAACACATAGGCTAACGCTATAAAGACAATTGCTGAAATTATAGGTTTTAAAGCAGTTAATCCAAATAAATATGGGTTTCCAAGCATATCTGCAATTGGTATAAATATAAGAACACCAAATAACCATATTAACCCAGCAATGACTAATCTAATTACTATTTGAGGTATATTTTCTTTCAATTTTAATAGACCCTCTTTATATAACTTTTCGGTGTTATCCATCTATTATCACCTCACAATTAATTATTTATATTATTTAGGTTATAAATTTTAATTTTTATTATAAATTTAAAAGAAATTTTATTTATTTAAAGTTTTTACACCTTTTTTGGTTCCTACTAAAACTTTATCTACCTTTGTGAATATTCCATTTTCAACTACTCCGGGAATGTTGTTAATTTCTTTTTCAAGTTCTATTGGATCATCAATATTTTTCATAAAAACATCTATTATCATATTTCCATTGTCTGTTATAACTGGTCCTCTCTTTCTTTCTCCTAATCTAATAACTGGCTCTCCTCCAAGTTCTGTTAATGCTTTCATAACAACTCTATA
This region includes:
- the pgi gene encoding glucose-6-phosphate isomerase is translated as MLKYEYKNAVNIGDVSLEDIEKVDYIKAYSNLMEKLNNGVVGFREVIYDDLDKYNDFKNEDGKNVVVVGMGGSILGTMAIYYGLSLYNYNNAYFIDNSDPEKTLSILKKVDLNNSIIYIISKSGNTLETLVNYYLIKRKIEKLDSFKGDIIFITNDGKLKREAEKNNYKVYSIPENVPGRFSVFTVVGLAPLYSLGIDISKILEGAKYMDKLCQNKNIFKNPALLNGVIHYLHEKKGRSISVVMSYIERLKYFGEWYKQLFGESLGKNNNGLTPLLSIGAKDQHSLLQLYMDGKKDKVITFITTEKYDLDEEITFEDINDEKISCNLSNIIKFEQMATEISLTQRGVPNVRITLDKVDEFSLGAMMYMYEMQVGFMGELYNIDAYNQPAVEEEKRICWKLIKEYGKYDDR
- the pfkC gene encoding ADP-specific phosphofructokinase, with translation MISKYIETIKDCKLYTAYNVNVDAIKYLKDEDVQRLVDEFDHKEIIKRMEEYPRVIEDPLDFVARLVYSIMTGKPAEVPLKDDTKLNEWFDKIKYDEERMGGQAGIVSNLMATLKIDKIIVYTPFLSKKQAEMFVDYDNLLYPLVENNNLVLKKVRECYRNDPTKINRIFEFKKGLKFKLDNKIIVANQSTRFIVASRPENLRIETKEDVKRFLPNIGELVDCAFLSGYQGIKEKYSDGKTAKYYFEKAQEDIKLLKKNKKIKTHLEFASISNIEIRKMVVDYILSNVESVGMDETEIANVLHILGYEDLSNKILKESLVEDVIKGAKILLEKFNNLEIVQVHTCYYILFACKKDNPLSIKELEECLEFSTILASTRAKLGNIRDINDLYEGLKVPHNKYGDLLKKIAEKFNDNEYKIVLSPSRYVEKPKSTVGLGDTISSGAFVYYVSLLKKKGIIL